From Chryseobacterium salivictor, a single genomic window includes:
- a CDS encoding aspartate/glutamate racemase family protein has protein sequence MKADLARRGILGLGSASTKYYLNQIHRKYQECHSEFSTCPLLLYQIDFQEINPFLPNDFKVLIPKLKIILEEMANLGITKLLIPNITLHETLDQIKSPFEICHPVQLTLDYLTQNRISKIFLFGTLYTMNSEYLAKKFSEKGIVILKPASEDQIWVDNFRKEVYQNTASSAQQSFFKNLIKKYSVQNPVVIACTELSIFALKNEKACIDMAELQIEKWLE, from the coding sequence ATGAAAGCAGATCTGGCCCGTCGTGGAATTTTAGGATTAGGTTCAGCTTCCACCAAATATTATCTTAACCAAATACACCGGAAATACCAAGAATGTCATTCTGAGTTTTCAACATGTCCGTTGCTGTTATACCAAATTGATTTTCAGGAGATAAACCCATTTTTACCCAATGATTTTAAAGTCCTGATTCCGAAACTGAAAATTATTCTCGAAGAGATGGCAAATCTTGGAATTACAAAATTACTTATTCCCAATATCACGCTGCACGAAACCCTGGATCAGATAAAAAGCCCTTTTGAAATCTGTCATCCTGTGCAGTTAACTTTGGATTATTTAACGCAAAACCGAATTTCGAAGATTTTCCTTTTTGGAACCTTATATACCATGAATTCTGAATATTTAGCAAAGAAATTTTCTGAAAAAGGAATTGTTATTTTAAAACCGGCCTCAGAAGATCAAATTTGGGTGGATAATTTCAGAAAAGAAGTTTACCAAAATACAGCATCTTCTGCACAGCAATCATTTTTTAAAAATTTAATTAAAAAATATTCGGTACAAAATCCTGTTGTAATCGCATGTACAGAGCTATCCATTTTTGCTTTAAAAAATGAAAAAGCTTGCATCGATATGGCTGAACTGCAGATTGAAAAATGGTTGGAATAA
- a CDS encoding GMP reductase, translated as MRIENELKLGFKDVMIRPKRSTLKSRSQVSLERTFTFRNSQKIWTGVPIIAANMDTVGTFEMAEALAKDQIITAIHKHYTLSEWSDFLKNQEDSIYDYIALSTGISKADEEKIQQIVHAHPKINFLCIDVANGYSEYFVGFVKKMRQIFPDKTIIAGNVVTGEMVEELILAGADIIKVGIGPGSVCTTRIKTGVGYPQLSAIVECADAAHGLGGHIISDGGCKVPGDVAKAFGGGADFVMLGGMFAGHDESGGEIVEENGRKYRLFYGMSSQTAMEKHSGGVAEYRASEGKTVRVVYKGAVAETVKDILGGVRSTCTYVGASQLRELSKRTTFIRVAEQENQVFGS; from the coding sequence ATGCGCATAGAAAACGAACTCAAATTAGGATTCAAAGACGTGATGATCCGTCCGAAAAGGTCGACTCTTAAATCGCGTTCACAAGTAAGTTTAGAAAGAACATTCACTTTCAGAAACTCCCAGAAAATATGGACCGGTGTTCCCATAATTGCAGCCAATATGGATACCGTGGGAACTTTTGAGATGGCAGAAGCTTTGGCAAAAGATCAAATTATCACTGCCATTCACAAACATTATACTTTAAGTGAATGGTCGGATTTTCTTAAAAATCAAGAAGATTCCATTTACGATTATATCGCTTTGAGTACAGGAATTAGCAAAGCGGATGAGGAAAAAATTCAGCAAATAGTGCATGCACATCCAAAGATTAATTTTCTATGCATTGATGTTGCCAATGGCTATTCTGAATATTTCGTGGGCTTTGTAAAAAAAATGCGTCAGATTTTTCCTGATAAAACGATTATCGCAGGAAATGTAGTGACCGGCGAAATGGTAGAAGAATTAATTCTGGCGGGTGCCGATATCATCAAAGTCGGGATCGGGCCCGGTTCGGTTTGTACGACGAGAATAAAAACCGGTGTCGGCTATCCGCAACTTTCTGCGATTGTAGAATGTGCAGATGCCGCGCATGGACTTGGCGGCCATATCATTTCGGATGGCGGCTGTAAAGTTCCGGGCGATGTGGCAAAAGCCTTTGGCGGCGGCGCAGATTTCGTGATGTTGGGTGGAATGTTCGCCGGACACGACGAAAGTGGCGGAGAAATCGTAGAAGAAAACGGCAGAAAATACCGGCTTTTTTACGGGATGAGTTCGCAAACTGCCATGGAAAAACATTCGGGCGGCGTTGCAGAATACCGCGCTTCAGAAGGAAAAACCGTGAGAGTGGTTTACAAAGGCGCCGTTGCTGAAACCGTGAAAGATATTTTGGGCGGCGTGCGATCAACCTGTACTTATGTTGGCGCTTCTCAATTGCGGGAACTTTCAAAAAGAACGACTTTTATTCGGGTAGCGGAACAGGAAAACCAGGTTTTTGGAAGTTAA
- the surE gene encoding 5'/3'-nucleotidase SurE, whose translation MEKPLILVTNDDGITAPGIRNLVKFMNEIGEVIVVAPNSPQSGKGHAITIDSTLTFEEINLEGPQKDYSLSGTPVDCVKFALDKILTRRPDLVVSGINHGANSSINVIYSGTMSAAVEAGVEGLQAIGFSLLDFSWDADFSHAKEHIQNIVKKVLENPLPKGIVLNVNIPKLAEQEIKGVKVCRQANAKWEENFDERINPHGKKYFWLTGYFNNMDDGHDADETALADGYISIVPVKFDMTAHEHLLHLRTILE comes from the coding sequence ATGGAAAAACCATTAATATTAGTCACCAATGACGACGGAATTACCGCTCCCGGAATTAGAAATCTTGTGAAATTTATGAACGAAATTGGCGAGGTCATCGTGGTTGCTCCCAATTCGCCACAATCCGGAAAAGGTCATGCCATCACCATTGATTCCACTTTAACTTTTGAAGAAATCAATTTAGAAGGTCCGCAGAAAGATTATTCCCTTAGCGGAACACCGGTGGACTGTGTAAAGTTTGCCCTGGATAAAATTTTGACCAGAAGACCCGATCTGGTGGTCTCAGGAATTAATCACGGCGCGAACTCTTCCATCAATGTGATCTATTCCGGGACGATGAGTGCCGCGGTAGAAGCAGGTGTAGAAGGTTTGCAGGCCATCGGTTTCTCTCTCCTGGATTTTTCCTGGGATGCAGATTTCTCCCATGCCAAAGAACACATTCAGAATATTGTGAAAAAAGTATTAGAAAATCCTTTGCCGAAAGGAATTGTTCTCAACGTCAATATTCCTAAATTAGCAGAACAAGAAATAAAAGGCGTAAAAGTCTGCCGGCAGGCCAATGCCAAATGGGAAGAAAATTTCGATGAAAGAATTAATCCACACGGTAAAAAATATTTCTGGCTCACCGGTTATTTCAATAATATGGATGATGGTCACGATGCTGATGAAACAGCACTTGCTGATGGTTATATCTCGATCGTTCCGGTAAAATTTGATATGACGGCTCACGAACATTTACTCCATCTTCGGACTATATTGGAATAA
- a CDS encoding DUF5686 family protein: MKYFRIIFLLLILTSVFAFSQVRETNIDEVQIKVSKKTKKKDNPAYAILQEVWKRKKSNGLSQFHDYQYEEYEKIELDLANLDSTFTRKKIFNKVGFIFKYADTLDQANHLSLPVYFNETLYKNYGRNEPDRKEKREILANKTSGLSSSDAMANTAKNLYKEIDIYDNVLNFFNIGFTSPIATDGFSAYDYQLLGEESINGNDCYRITYSPKRKDVLSMYGVLYISKENYAVVKATLKSTKSINVNFVNSFYYDLEFDNPNDAVFLPKKKYQEIQMSVFGKKENSKSITAKKTVIFSDYLFDQKLSDTVFETKVTSLTDAEYIKDEAYWKENRKEELSKSEANVYAMMDELQEVPQFKKAVKIYEVVSSGYYNAFKAIDFGDLYSVIGFNEVEGFRLRVGARTYFSANDTWRAAFYTAYGFKDHQLKYGLEFRKMFNRDNRFTLGIGTRRDILQLGAQLTGDEGIMTRSFASSGVLSSGTNFYLSSVNQVSAFASIDPFKNFTVRLDATNQTTKSALPEKFSLDFYKNNQRYSELNDSKLVLSLTARPGAVFSQYGVDRYEHSTLAPTVMLKYTQGLEGVFGSDFNYSKLQLYYYQPILLKSFGRLMLNVEAGKNFNKLPLALQNIIPGNQSYNLMPNTFALLNYYEFVADQYVTFQAEHHFNGKILSYIPLIKKLKLREVAFYRTAMGSLMERSALMNAGNQNLSAPEKKPYYEYGFGIENIGFGNVRILRVDFNWRGNYLENPNAKKFGIKFGFQFYF, from the coding sequence ATGAAATATTTTAGAATTATTTTTCTGCTTCTTATTTTAACTTCTGTATTTGCATTTTCTCAGGTGAGAGAAACCAATATCGATGAAGTGCAAATTAAAGTTTCTAAGAAAACTAAAAAGAAAGATAATCCGGCATATGCTATTTTACAGGAAGTCTGGAAACGGAAGAAAAGCAACGGGCTGTCTCAGTTCCATGATTATCAGTACGAAGAATACGAGAAAATCGAGCTGGATCTCGCCAATCTGGATTCTACTTTTACCCGGAAAAAGATTTTCAACAAGGTGGGTTTTATATTTAAATACGCAGATACTTTAGACCAGGCCAATCATTTGTCACTGCCGGTTTACTTTAATGAAACCCTTTATAAAAATTACGGAAGAAACGAACCTGACAGAAAAGAGAAGCGGGAAATTTTGGCCAATAAAACATCGGGACTTTCGAGCAGTGATGCGATGGCCAATACGGCGAAAAATCTTTATAAAGAAATCGATATTTATGATAATGTCCTCAATTTCTTCAACATCGGATTTACCAGCCCCATTGCCACAGATGGTTTTTCGGCGTACGATTATCAGCTTTTAGGCGAAGAAAGTATCAATGGTAATGATTGTTACCGAATTACCTATTCACCAAAAAGAAAAGATGTATTGTCGATGTACGGCGTACTATATATTTCAAAAGAAAATTATGCGGTCGTAAAAGCGACTTTAAAATCAACAAAAAGCATTAATGTAAACTTTGTAAATAGTTTTTATTACGATTTAGAATTTGACAATCCGAATGATGCTGTTTTTTTACCAAAGAAAAAGTACCAGGAAATTCAAATGTCGGTTTTCGGCAAGAAAGAAAATTCGAAAAGTATTACTGCTAAGAAAACCGTGATTTTCTCTGATTACCTTTTTGATCAAAAATTAAGCGACACGGTTTTTGAAACTAAAGTAACTTCTTTAACGGATGCGGAATATATCAAAGACGAAGCTTATTGGAAGGAAAACAGGAAAGAAGAATTATCAAAGTCTGAAGCGAATGTTTATGCGATGATGGATGAACTTCAGGAGGTTCCTCAGTTTAAAAAAGCAGTCAAAATATACGAAGTTGTTTCATCCGGTTATTACAATGCTTTTAAAGCCATCGATTTTGGGGACCTTTATTCCGTCATCGGATTCAATGAAGTGGAAGGTTTCCGGTTACGGGTAGGTGCAAGAACTTATTTTTCTGCGAATGACACTTGGCGGGCGGCTTTTTATACCGCGTATGGATTCAAAGATCATCAGCTGAAATATGGCCTCGAATTCCGGAAAATGTTTAACCGTGACAATAGATTTACTTTAGGCATCGGAACGAGGCGGGATATTTTACAGTTGGGAGCGCAACTGACCGGTGACGAAGGAATCATGACGCGCTCTTTCGCTTCGTCGGGAGTTTTGAGTTCCGGTACTAATTTTTATTTGAGTTCTGTGAATCAGGTAAGTGCATTTGCGTCAATCGATCCTTTTAAAAATTTTACGGTGCGATTAGATGCCACGAACCAAACCACTAAATCGGCACTTCCGGAAAAGTTTTCTCTAGATTTTTATAAAAACAATCAGCGGTATTCTGAGCTGAATGATTCGAAGTTGGTGCTAAGTCTTACGGCGAGACCAGGAGCCGTTTTTTCGCAATATGGCGTAGACCGTTATGAACACAGCACTTTGGCACCAACGGTTATGTTGAAATATACCCAGGGATTAGAGGGCGTTTTCGGGTCAGATTTTAATTACAGTAAACTGCAGCTTTATTATTATCAGCCGATTCTTTTAAAAAGCTTCGGACGACTGATGCTGAATGTGGAGGCCGGTAAAAACTTCAATAAACTGCCGTTGGCTCTTCAAAATATTATTCCGGGAAATCAGTCTTATAACCTTATGCCCAATACTTTTGCTTTGCTGAATTACTACGAGTTTGTGGCGGATCAGTATGTAACTTTTCAGGCAGAACATCATTTTAACGGAAAAATCCTGTCTTATATTCCTTTGATTAAAAAATTAAAATTAAGAGAAGTCGCTTTTTACAGAACTGCGATGGGAAGCTTAATGGAACGTTCTGCTTTAATGAATGCGGGAAATCAGAATCTCTCGGCGCCGGAAAAGAAACCGTATTATGAATATGGTTTTGGAATCGAAAATATCGGCTTTGGCAATGTGAGAATTCTTAGAGTAGATTTCAACTGGCGGGGAAACTATCTTGAAAATCCCAACGCTAAAAAATTCGGAATTAAGTTTGGCTTCCAGTTTTATTTCTAA
- a CDS encoding carboxy terminal-processing peptidase, with translation MFKKFNLNRLLLFIPLTSLVFCFNTPKNDDEKMSTIMISVKNTLSYLHYSPKPINDAYSQEVYKHYFEMVDNSKRYFLQSDMAEFAQHYSKLDDYLNQGDLRFYKLTVDRLYQRVDEIDKITQDILNKPINLDEDETLVLEPKKKNNPANQAELAAEWKKYIKYNILQEMESLTAKEEMQKEKKDSVQKFNLKDTIKLEILTPEAKRIKATEEVKDLVTDTFRRFKKRNKMDWFTVYMNAYTEVFDPHTNYYSPKNKEDFDTQFKGKIIGIGAVIQERKGYLYLGELTIGAPAWKSKQLSAGDKILKVRSSPDQDAVSVVGMLVDEAVRLIRGKEGTKVVLTVEKKDKSIKEVTMTREEVAIEDTFARSIVVDAPDGKKYGFISLPSFNADFEDPKGRNASDDIKNELVKLKAQNVQGIVLDLRNNGGGSLTEVGDIMGLFMNAGAYVQVKDGNGKIQTLKNKTNAPVWTGPLVIMQNELSASASEILAGAMQDYGRGLILGSPQSFGKGTVQTFVDLNRFLNSTDDFGSLKLTIQKFYRISGESNQRKGIVSDIQMKDFYTYAEIGERYDEYALAWDKIPAAEYQPVNYFSAAALQKGVEGRLKNNKTYQLIQESAQWKENLDKEETISLNQKKFNEVMQTRKSQIKKFKGLEKFNNGLKFTLNPDEAIREKTDEAFTKKTENWTKNLQRDLYLQEAINVISEMK, from the coding sequence ATGTTCAAAAAATTTAACCTCAATAGATTATTGCTTTTCATTCCGTTGACGAGTTTGGTGTTTTGTTTTAACACCCCAAAAAATGACGACGAGAAAATGTCGACCATCATGATCAGCGTGAAAAATACGCTCAGTTATTTGCACTATTCGCCAAAACCTATTAACGATGCTTATTCACAGGAAGTTTACAAGCATTATTTTGAAATGGTAGATAACTCAAAAAGATACTTTCTGCAGTCCGATATGGCAGAATTTGCGCAGCATTACAGTAAACTCGATGATTATCTTAATCAGGGGGATTTAAGATTTTATAAATTAACCGTTGATAGGCTGTATCAGAGAGTTGATGAAATAGATAAAATCACCCAGGATATTTTAAACAAACCGATCAATTTAGATGAAGATGAAACGCTTGTTTTAGAACCGAAGAAAAAGAATAATCCCGCCAATCAGGCCGAACTTGCCGCAGAGTGGAAGAAATATATCAAGTATAATATTCTGCAGGAAATGGAATCTTTGACGGCGAAAGAAGAAATGCAGAAAGAGAAAAAAGATTCTGTACAGAAATTTAATTTAAAAGATACCATCAAACTTGAAATTCTAACTCCCGAAGCTAAAAGAATTAAAGCAACAGAAGAGGTGAAAGATCTGGTAACAGACACTTTCCGCAGGTTCAAGAAAAGAAATAAAATGGATTGGTTTACCGTTTATATGAACGCGTACACCGAAGTTTTTGATCCGCACACCAATTATTATTCGCCGAAAAACAAAGAAGATTTCGATACCCAGTTTAAAGGAAAAATCATCGGAATCGGTGCGGTGATCCAGGAGAGAAAAGGCTATCTTTATTTGGGTGAACTGACCATCGGTGCACCAGCCTGGAAATCGAAACAGCTTTCAGCGGGTGATAAAATCTTAAAAGTGAGATCCAGCCCGGATCAGGATGCCGTGAGTGTCGTAGGAATGCTGGTAGATGAAGCGGTAAGGCTGATTCGCGGTAAAGAAGGAACGAAGGTGGTTTTGACCGTGGAAAAGAAAGATAAATCAATCAAGGAAGTAACCATGACCCGCGAAGAAGTAGCCATTGAGGATACTTTTGCCAGAAGTATTGTCGTGGATGCGCCGGATGGTAAAAAATATGGCTTTATAAGTCTGCCAAGTTTCAATGCCGATTTTGAAGACCCGAAAGGGAGAAATGCTTCTGATGACATTAAAAATGAACTTGTTAAATTAAAAGCCCAAAACGTTCAGGGAATCGTGCTTGACCTTAGAAATAACGGCGGCGGAAGTTTAACGGAAGTCGGTGATATCATGGGCTTGTTTATGAATGCCGGAGCTTATGTTCAGGTGAAAGACGGTAACGGAAAAATTCAAACGCTTAAAAATAAAACGAATGCCCCGGTTTGGACCGGTCCACTGGTGATTATGCAAAATGAACTTTCTGCGTCAGCATCGGAGATTTTGGCGGGAGCAATGCAGGATTACGGCCGTGGACTGATCCTCGGTTCGCCGCAGTCTTTCGGAAAAGGAACGGTTCAGACTTTTGTTGATCTGAACAGATTCCTGAATTCGACCGATGATTTCGGATCTTTAAAGCTGACCATTCAAAAATTCTATAGAATTTCTGGAGAATCCAACCAGAGAAAAGGGATCGTTTCTGATATTCAAATGAAAGACTTCTATACGTATGCCGAGATTGGTGAGCGCTACGACGAATATGCGTTGGCTTGGGATAAAATTCCGGCCGCAGAATACCAGCCTGTCAATTATTTCTCAGCAGCAGCTTTACAAAAAGGAGTGGAAGGAAGATTGAAAAACAACAAAACCTACCAACTGATACAGGAATCAGCGCAGTGGAAAGAAAATCTGGATAAAGAGGAAACGATTTCACTCAATCAAAAGAAATTCAATGAAGTTATGCAGACCAGAAAATCACAGATCAAGAAATTTAAAGGTCTGGAAAAATTCAATAACGGTTTGAAATTTACCTTGAACCCAGATGAAGCAATCCGGGAAAAAACGGATGAAGCTTTCACCAAAAAAACAGAGAACTGGACTAAGAATCTTCAACGGGATTTATACCTTCAGGAAGCCATCAACGTGATTTCAGAAATGAAATAG
- a CDS encoding 2TM domain-containing protein, with amino-acid sequence MNRKSLITISWITFFIGTLTFVFFTDEKTPELYLLNMVIAGLYSFTISIGNGLVNDFLNRKYSWVEDTRTRTVLGIIGTLLVNIVLVLFCNYVNFIIYQKQDFAEFFSGTMGFVNWFTINISLLISAVLHAKGFIEAWKSSTRQEVVQQKLIAKSANAQFESLKNQLDPHFLFNSLNVLSALIDENPNQAQRFTSSMSKIYRYVLEQKDKELVTVEEEIEFAGTYCDLLKTRFEDSVTFDFNVNEKDLKSYVVPLSLQLLLENSIKHNFATSGKPLNIEIYSENGYLFIENNLQQREQMKESAGIGLSNIVQRYALLTKQNVFIEKSSDFFRVKIPILTQKKTAMNIPLSQESIAYQRASKRVKELKGFYGNLLSYCLVIPFLIFINVRTSPDYHWFWWPMFGWGLGLSLNAVKVFGISSNWEEKQIQKILDKENSK; translated from the coding sequence ATGAACAGAAAGAGTTTAATCACGATATCATGGATAACGTTTTTTATCGGAACGCTCACTTTTGTGTTTTTTACCGATGAAAAAACACCGGAGCTCTATCTTTTAAACATGGTGATTGCAGGTTTGTACAGCTTTACAATCTCCATCGGAAACGGCTTGGTTAATGATTTTCTGAACAGAAAATACTCCTGGGTGGAAGATACCCGCACGAGAACGGTTTTGGGGATTATAGGAACGCTGCTTGTGAATATTGTTTTGGTTCTTTTCTGTAATTACGTCAATTTTATTATTTATCAGAAACAGGACTTCGCTGAATTCTTTTCCGGCACGATGGGTTTTGTGAATTGGTTTACCATTAATATCTCCTTGCTGATTTCTGCCGTTTTACATGCAAAAGGATTTATAGAAGCCTGGAAAAGTTCGACCAGACAGGAAGTCGTACAGCAGAAACTCATCGCAAAATCTGCCAACGCACAATTTGAAAGTTTAAAGAACCAACTCGATCCGCATTTTCTCTTTAATTCATTAAATGTTTTAAGTGCTTTAATCGACGAAAACCCAAATCAAGCACAAAGATTTACCTCGTCGATGTCGAAGATTTACCGCTACGTTTTGGAACAGAAAGACAAAGAGTTAGTGACCGTAGAAGAAGAAATAGAATTTGCAGGAACCTATTGTGATTTATTAAAAACGAGGTTCGAAGACAGCGTAACTTTCGACTTTAATGTTAATGAAAAAGATCTGAAATCGTACGTCGTTCCATTATCGCTGCAGCTGCTTTTAGAAAACAGCATCAAACATAATTTTGCCACCTCCGGCAAACCATTGAACATTGAAATCTATTCTGAGAACGGTTATCTTTTTATCGAAAATAATTTACAGCAAAGAGAGCAGATGAAAGAAAGCGCTGGAATTGGGCTTTCAAATATTGTTCAGCGTTACGCTTTACTTACAAAACAAAATGTTTTCATCGAAAAATCAAGTGATTTCTTCAGAGTGAAAATTCCAATTCTTACCCAAAAAAAAACAGCAATGAATATACCGCTTTCGCAAGAGTCGATTGCCTATCAGAGAGCATCGAAAAGAGTAAAAGAACTGAAAGGATTCTACGGAAATCTCCTCTCGTATTGTTTGGTCATTCCTTTCCTGATTTTTATAAACGTGCGGACTTCGCCGGACTACCACTGGTTTTGGTGGCCGATGTTCGGTTGGGGGCTTGGTTTGAGTTTAAACGCAGTCAAAGTGTTTGGAATTAGCAGCAACTGGGAAGAAAAACAGATCCAGAAAATTTTAGATAAAGAAAATTCAAAATAA
- a CDS encoding 2TM domain-containing protein has product MENLTKQEIDYSIAKERVSQLKKFYVSFTVFAIVLAIHSFRNYYLTGEITFLSFNKFSGIFWIWGLILAIRAVKIFLFNSSWEKKMMDKQFNR; this is encoded by the coding sequence ATGGAAAATTTAACCAAGCAAGAAATAGATTATTCTATCGCCAAAGAACGAGTCAGTCAACTCAAAAAATTCTATGTAAGTTTTACTGTTTTTGCCATTGTGTTGGCGATCCATAGTTTTAGGAATTATTATTTAACAGGAGAAATTACATTTTTAAGTTTTAATAAATTTTCGGGTATTTTTTGGATTTGGGGACTTATTTTAGCGATTCGGGCAGTGAAGATATTCCTCTTTAATTCAAGCTGGGAGAAGAAAATGATGGACAAACAATTTAATAGATAA
- a CDS encoding 2TM domain-containing protein, producing MENYNENDLRYIRAKERVKKIKGFYIHATVFVLVNLFIIAGNRQSGETLTDMDNYWTAIIWGIVLAAHGITVFLPNIFLGKDWEEKKIKELMDQFK from the coding sequence ATGGAAAATTATAACGAAAACGACCTTCGGTATATCAGAGCGAAAGAACGTGTGAAAAAGATTAAGGGATTTTATATCCACGCTACTGTTTTTGTATTGGTGAATTTATTTATCATCGCCGGCAACAGGCAGTCTGGTGAAACGCTTACTGATATGGATAATTACTGGACAGCGATCATCTGGGGAATCGTCCTCGCCGCTCATGGAATCACGGTTTTTCTTCCCAATATCTTTCTCGGCAAAGATTGGGAAGAAAAAAAAATTAAAGAATTAATGGATCAATTCAAATAG
- a CDS encoding LytR/AlgR family response regulator transcription factor — protein sequence MIKTVIIEDEKPAARKLERLISLFTDLELVATLNSVEEGLDWFQNNQHPDLIFSDIVLGDGLSFDIFERVPTRSFMIYTTAFDQYTLKAFKLNSIDYLLKPIMEEDLEKAINKFKSFLPSESSNNSLEIKSLIKEEKQKLSRVLVKIGYNLKIVQTDEVSCFYSENKIVYLQTKERTYPTDFTLDELQEVLEEKKFFRVNRQFIINSNFIKNIHISPYYKVEMEFQPEEEITVSRDRVKDFKDWLSN from the coding sequence ATGATAAAAACCGTCATCATTGAAGATGAAAAACCTGCTGCCCGAAAACTTGAAAGATTAATCAGTTTATTCACTGATTTAGAATTAGTTGCAACGCTTAATTCTGTGGAAGAAGGTTTGGATTGGTTTCAGAATAATCAACATCCGGATTTGATATTTTCAGACATTGTTTTAGGCGACGGATTATCTTTTGATATTTTTGAAAGAGTTCCCACCAGAAGTTTTATGATTTACACAACGGCTTTTGACCAATATACTCTGAAAGCTTTCAAGCTGAATTCCATTGATTACCTTTTGAAACCGATTATGGAAGAAGATCTGGAAAAAGCCATCAATAAATTTAAAAGTTTCCTACCATCAGAATCGTCTAATAATTCATTGGAAATCAAATCTTTAATTAAAGAAGAGAAACAGAAATTATCCCGTGTTTTAGTCAAGATCGGTTATAATTTAAAGATTGTTCAAACCGATGAGGTTTCCTGTTTTTACAGCGAAAACAAAATCGTTTACCTTCAGACCAAAGAGAGAACTTATCCCACCGATTTTACTTTAGATGAGTTACAGGAAGTTTTGGAGGAAAAGAAATTTTTCAGAGTAAACCGACAGTTCATCATCAATTCCAATTTCATTAAAAATATTCATATTTCGCCTTATTATAAAGTGGAAATGGAGTTTCAGCCGGAAGAAGAAATCACGGTGAGCCGCGATCGGGTAAAGGATTTTAAAGATTGGTTGTCTAATTAG